A genomic window from Streptococcus sanguinis includes:
- a CDS encoding CPBP family intramembrane metalloprotease: MKIKRIKDQYVRQIQIVLIIYLVCCILRIADYMILRTDQTFWGESFVHKLLGLVLLVPALRFYGLNFKQIGLGTKNLFRRVSLGLVWGSLFFALAYLIEIAVLLSQGNFLGLDFYVSAYSVNGNIGQQRGLLFLLICLAGNLINVLMEEGIFRGLFQKVFERKYSFIKAALFSSLLFGFWHIMAPFRSLLDGEMSLTGFCINSLILVLTSFLIGLQFALMAKMTGSLYMGMAVQFVNNTVVNLLHVLSKNGTDQLLSLRITVAQTLSFLVLLIYYQTRKRSRNEVL, from the coding sequence ATGAAAATAAAGAGAATTAAAGACCAATATGTCCGACAGATTCAAATTGTTTTGATTATTTATTTGGTTTGCTGTATTCTGCGGATTGCAGACTACATGATTTTGAGGACGGATCAGACATTCTGGGGAGAATCTTTTGTCCACAAACTCCTAGGGCTTGTACTACTGGTCCCAGCTTTGCGTTTTTACGGCCTGAATTTCAAACAAATTGGCTTGGGGACAAAAAACTTGTTCCGTCGAGTTAGTCTAGGTCTAGTCTGGGGGAGTTTATTTTTTGCTTTAGCTTATCTGATAGAAATCGCTGTGTTGCTGAGTCAAGGAAATTTTCTGGGGCTTGATTTCTATGTGTCTGCTTATTCGGTCAACGGCAATATCGGCCAGCAAAGGGGCCTTCTTTTTCTATTGATCTGTCTGGCAGGCAATCTCATCAATGTCCTCATGGAAGAAGGAATCTTTCGTGGACTCTTTCAAAAAGTTTTTGAAAGAAAATACAGCTTTATAAAAGCAGCTCTTTTTTCGAGTCTCCTTTTTGGTTTCTGGCATATCATGGCACCCTTCAGAAGTTTGCTTGATGGGGAAATGAGCTTGACAGGCTTCTGTATTAATAGTTTGATTTTAGTTCTCACTAGTTTTCTGATTGGTCTTCAGTTTGCTCTTATGGCTAAGATGACGGGAAGTCTCTATATGGGTATGGCTGTTCAGTTTGTTAATAACACGGTGGTTAATCTGCTTCATGTCCTATCAAAAAACGGAACGGATCAGCTACTTAGTCTTCGAATTACCGTGGCTCAGACCTTGTCATTTTTAGTGCTTTTAATCTACTATCAAACACGAAAGCGGTCGCGTAACGAAGTTCTTTAG